The Acidobacteriota bacterium nucleotide sequence CGACGTTACCTTCTACTCCGACCGATTGGAATCGAAGGAAAAGATCGCGTAGCCGAGCAAGTATCATACACAAGAATCCATGTTCAGTGGCCAGATATTCAAAGTAATGTTCGCGTCGAATCTTGTTTACATACTCCTCAAACGCATCTTGACTACTACCTTGTGCCCGCAAGTTGTCATAGAAGTGTTTCTCGGCAGCTTTCGTGTGGCTTTGTAAATCCATGGCGGGGTGACTGACCGTTGCACATGCCATAGCAAAGCACACCTTAGTATGATTTTCGAGAAATGAATCTTGCCGTCCGGAAAAAGTGTCCTTGAGGGCAACCAGTGATTCTCCTCTACCGACAAACGGTTGGTAGGGAAATCGGGCATCGGTAAGAAAGCAGACAGAATCTATTCCGGCGATGGACGCTATTTTCGAAAATCGGCGAGCATTCCTGCGGGCCTCCGTCCACGTCACACCAAAGTTTCCGTGTGGTCCCACTCGGACGTCCAGGCCAGCGTGATTTAGGCCGACAGCAATCTTCTTCGACAGAATACTCGCTATCGTTAGCCCAGGAACGGATTGCGTCCCTGAAAGTTGTCTGAAACGGAATAGTCGAGCATCGAGGGGCGCCTGTTCCTCACCAGCCAAGAAATGCGAGTAGCCGCATCGCTCAATGCAATCCATTACCTCGTCATTGGTCAGCTTCACTCTGTAGCCTGGCAACTGTGCTAGCGTGTCCACGCCTCCAGCCGGACGTCCTGGGACACCGAGCTTTGGGACGCAAAAATCCAGGGCCCGTAGGTAAAGCGGACCCAGCAATGTCGAAAGTGAAGTCGGTGCGCCGGTAGATGCCAAGTCCGCTTTTGGTTGACTCATCGGGATTTCGAGGACATTTCCGGATCTTCCGAGAACGGATGCCAGATACGCAATTCCGGCATCTGTTAGGCGGTTACTGACTGCTTGGGCGACCACGGCACGCATATTATCGCTTGAAGGTTCTGAACGAAACTTGTCGACTAGATCTTTCATTCTAAAAAATCTGCAACTCACTTCCTATGGTCGCGTGAGATCCTCCTTTTGTTATTCACATCGCGGGTCAGTAACCTCGCCATAACTTCTTGACTATTAATGAGGATCAAGGCAATGATCCGGGATGCAGACATGGTTGAACAACAGGACGACTCATGCCACGGTCTGGTAAGTGGGTGCGCCGCGAGCTGGACATAAGGATCTGTCCAGCATCGAAGCACGGGGTCCACATCGTCGAATAGAAGAGCCACACGAATGGCCCCACCCTGGAAACGTTAATGGAAAAGTGACCCACCACGGGGTAAAGAAATATCTCCAATACTCCAGAGGTCTTCGGTTCTCCCGATTGGCATCCCAACGACTCCGTTCCGACATGAGTCTTGACCAGCGATCCGGGGGCGGCCGGGGGCCCCCCCGCCCCCCCCCACCCCCGGGCCCCCCCCGCGGGCCCCCCCCCCCAAAAAAGCCGGTGGGGCGGGGCCGGCAAACAACCCCCCCCCCGGGGANNNNNNNNNNCCCCCACCCCATATCCCCTTTTGCCGGGGGGGTGTTTTTTTTTTAAAACCCCCCGGCCCCCCCCCCCTTTCCCCCCCCCGCCCGGGGGGGCGGGGGGGCCCCCGGCCGCCCCCGGATCGCGCGGAATCGCAGCGGCGGCCAACGCCAGGATTCCGGACGTTGGGGACGGTCCGGAACTCCAACCCGCCGGCGGTTCCAAGTCCCGACAAACTAACTTGGTTCTTGTACTCTCTGCATTAATAACATAGCGTTCCCTCTGCTCATCAAGGTTATTTCATTGAACTCTTATCGTGGAAGCTGCCACCATAATCTTCCTGTCCGAATTGATACCCGGTTTATGCGATTTCCGTTGGGATAATGTGGAATTGTGTTTGGGATTGGAAGCATCTAGATTACTCCAAGAAAGCGGATGATCCACCTCGTTTACTACAAAGAAAACTATCAAGGCGCTGAGCCAAGTTCTGAAGATTGTTCGTTTCACATTCCCAAATCACTAGAACCGCCCAACCGATCTCTTCAAGCTCCGTAGTAACTCTCCGGTCGCGAAGCACGTTCTTGTTGAGTTTTCGGTTCCAGAATTCCTGATTGGAGGCTGGCCGCGAACCTCGCGGACAATCATGCTGGTGCCAAAAACAACCATGAACAAAGATGATTTTTCGCCGAGCCGGAAATACTAGATCGGGAGTGCCGGGCAAGTCTCGGCGATGAAGGCGATACCGGTAACCCATCTTGTGGACGAGACGACGAACTTTCATTTCCGGCTGCGTATCGACATTACCGATACGAGCCATGATCCGGCTGCGCTGTCCAGGAGAGATCCGATCCGGCATTAT carries:
- the vsr gene encoding DNA mismatch endonuclease Vsr, which produces MPDRISPGQRSRIMARIGNVDTQPEMKVRRLVHKMGYRYRLHRRDLPGTPDLVFPARRKIIFVHGCFWHQHDCPRGSRPASNQEFWNRKLNKNVLRDRRVTTELEEIGWAVLVIWECETNNLQNLAQRLDSFLCSKRGGSSAFLE